The stretch of DNA AATTGTTAGCTTCTGGTTGTTGGCCATTCATCAAGCAACGTCCTTATGACGTAATTGCAAATTCGGCTGATACTCCAAAAGCTATTTTTGTATCCGGCATTAACTCAGCTCCATTAGCAGGTGATTTAAATTATGTTTTAGCGGATAAAAAAGAAGCTTTACAAGCTGGTTTTGAGGCGTTAAAAAAATTGACTGCAGGAAAAGTTCATGTAACTGTTGATGCAAAATCAAGCTTTCTTCCTTCTGTAGATGGAGTAGTTGTTCATAAAGGTGCAGGAAAACATCCAGTAGGATTAGTTTCTACACAAATTGCGGCTATTGATCCATTAAACAAAGGAGAGCGTGTTTGGGTTGTTCAAATAGAAGATGTTGTTACTATTGGAGAATTATTCTTAAATGGTAAAGTTAATTTTGAAAAAACAGTAGCTTTAACAGGTACAGGTTTCGAAAAACCATCTTATGTAAAAGTAATTTCAGGTGCTCAAATGAGTGATGTTGTTGCTGGAAATTTAAAAGATGGAAACTATAGAGTTATCAGTGGAAATGTTTTAACAGGAGATAAAAAATCAAGCGAAGATTTCTTAGGTTTTTATCACCACCAAGTTACTGCAATTCCTGAAGGAAATGACTATGATTTCTTTGGTTGGAATTTACCACGTCCAAACAAGTTTAGTGTTTACAGAGCAGGAATGTTCTCTTTTTTAACGCCAAACAAGAAATATGATTTGAATACAAATACAAATGGAGAACATAGAGGATTTGTATTAACTGGTGAATATGAAAAAGTTTGTCCTTTAGATATTTATCCAATGCAGCTATTAAAAGCAATTTTAGTTAAAGATCTAGACCAAATGGAAGCTTTAGGGATTTATGAAGTAGCTCCTGAAGATTTTGCTTTAACTGAATTTGTTGATGTTTCTAAACAAGATCATCAAAGAATAGTGAGACAAGGTTTAGATTTAATGATTAAAGAAGTAGGTTAATCTCTAAAGAAATTTAATATCACTAAAAATGAGTTTAAAACAAAATTTACATAATTTAAAAGAAAAGTACAGAGGTACTAAGTTTGAACAATCGTTCAATGCTTTGCATACTTTTCTTTATATGCCTAACATAACTACGCATTCAGGTGCGCATGTTAGAGATGCAGCCGATTTAAAGCGTGTAATGAACACGGTTATTATGGCTATGGTTCCAGTATTACTTTTTGGTATGTTCAATGCTGGTTATCAAATGAACGGACAAATCAATGGTTTTGAAAATACAGCTTTCTTAAGTTTAGATAATTTCATCGTTGGTTTACAAAAAATTCTTCCTTTATTAATCGTTTCTTATGGTGTTGGTTTAGGTATCGAATTTATTTTCGCTACAGTAAAAAAACACGAAGTAGAAGAAGGATACTTAGTAACTGGTATGTTAGTTCCTCTTGTTGTGCCAATTGATTTACCTTTATGGATGTTAGCTGTTGCAGTTGCATTTGGTGTAATCATAGGTAAAGAATTATTCGGTGGTACAGGTATGAACGTACTTAATCCAGCGTTAACAATTCGTGCATTCTTATTCTTCAACTGGGCAGCTTGGATGTCTGGAGATAAAGTTTGGGTTCACGGAGCTGTTGATGGAGTAATGAAAGCTAATGGTGTTGACGCTATTTCAGGTGAAACTATTTTAGGTCAATTAGCTCAAAATAAAGAATTACATCATTCGGCTTACGATATGTTCATGGGATTCATCCCAGGTTCAGTTGGTGAAACTTCTACAGCATTAATCTTGGTGGGTGCATTATTGTTAATCTTATCAGGAATTGGAAGTGCTCGTATTATGATTTCAGCTGTTGTAGGTGCTGCTGTAATGGGATTAATCTTTAACGGATTAGTAGATTCAGGAGTAATTTTAGAAGGAACTAAATTCTATAGCTTAATGCATTTCCCTTGGTACCAACATTTATTAGTTGGTGGTATTGCTTTTGGTATTGTGTACATGGCTACAGATCCAGTTACGGCTTCTCAAACTAATGTTGGTAAAATTGTTTACGGTTTCTTAATTGGATTGTTCTCAATTTTAATTAGAGTTTTCAATCCAGCTTATCCAGAAGGAGTAATGATGGCAATCTTATTAATGAACGTATTTGCTCCAACTATCGATCATTACGTAGTTCAAGCAAACGT from Flavobacterium haoranii encodes:
- a CDS encoding Na(+)-translocating NADH-quinone reductase subunit A, with amino-acid sequence MSKDIRIKKGLDLKLKGEAAHEIATVTRSKVYAIKPSDFHGITPKMVVKEGATVKAGDVIFYSKSDEAVKFVSPVSGTIQEIVRGEKRVIQAIKIVADSQDVAVEHSKKNPKDLSEKEVKEQLLASGCWPFIKQRPYDVIANSADTPKAIFVSGINSAPLAGDLNYVLADKKEALQAGFEALKKLTAGKVHVTVDAKSSFLPSVDGVVVHKGAGKHPVGLVSTQIAAIDPLNKGERVWVVQIEDVVTIGELFLNGKVNFEKTVALTGTGFEKPSYVKVISGAQMSDVVAGNLKDGNYRVISGNVLTGDKKSSEDFLGFYHHQVTAIPEGNDYDFFGWNLPRPNKFSVYRAGMFSFLTPNKKYDLNTNTNGEHRGFVLTGEYEKVCPLDIYPMQLLKAILVKDLDQMEALGIYEVAPEDFALTEFVDVSKQDHQRIVRQGLDLMIKEVG
- a CDS encoding NADH:ubiquinone reductase (Na(+)-transporting) subunit B — encoded protein: MSLKQNLHNLKEKYRGTKFEQSFNALHTFLYMPNITTHSGAHVRDAADLKRVMNTVIMAMVPVLLFGMFNAGYQMNGQINGFENTAFLSLDNFIVGLQKILPLLIVSYGVGLGIEFIFATVKKHEVEEGYLVTGMLVPLVVPIDLPLWMLAVAVAFGVIIGKELFGGTGMNVLNPALTIRAFLFFNWAAWMSGDKVWVHGAVDGVMKANGVDAISGETILGQLAQNKELHHSAYDMFMGFIPGSVGETSTALILVGALLLILSGIGSARIMISAVVGAAVMGLIFNGLVDSGVILEGTKFYSLMHFPWYQHLLVGGIAFGIVYMATDPVTASQTNVGKIVYGFLIGLFSILIRVFNPAYPEGVMMAILLMNVFAPTIDHYVVQANVKRRMKRLKLKTA